A window of Hymenobacter siberiensis genomic DNA:
ATGACGTTGTTCTTTTCCACCGTGCCCTTGGTCATCTCCCACGCCGCGCCGCCTTCGGAGAGAAAGTCGTTCACGGGGTCAATCACCAGCAGCACGGTGCGGTCGGCGGGCAAACTGCGACCGGTTTCGCCCTTGGGCAAATAGGTTGCGGCGGATTGGGGGCGGGGAGTATTTTCCATAGCGGGCGTTGGGTTAAGAGAAACAGAACGGGTCGAGTCGGCGGGCCGGCCTCCGCTTGGCGTTGGCATGTCCAGCCCCAGTACAGGACTTGTACTTACTACGCTCCCCTACTACCAATCGTTGTATAATAAAAGGCAGGGCATACCCCCTGTTCAAGGCGTTATCAGGGGCGTTATGAGGTTCCAGCAGCGCCTTAATCCTGTCTTTATGGGTTATAAGCCATTGTACTGGCAGTGCAGGAGTGTCCGGGAAGCAGGAGCTAACACGCTTTAATACCGGCGGGGAAAAACAGCGTTTTGTCTTGGTCCACTTGGTGAGGGGCGCCGGGGTGCTTTCCCCTGAACCATGCCGAACTACCTCATCCACCGGGGAATCGAGCAACGGCCCAGCCCTGTGACTTTGAGAGTGCTCATCAAGTCTAAGGCCGGGAATGGCGCTATTCACCGATAACGTACACCGGCACGGCCTGCGCATCGACGCCCCGACCAGTCGCCTTCCTGACTTTTCTGCCATTCAGCAAGCAGCATGGAGCAGGCAATTTCCGAGGCTGCCGTGCCCCCATCGATGCTGACCAGGATAGTCAGGTTGTCGCCCTGCTTCATGGTGCGCTCGAATCATGCTTGTTGATGAGCATGAAAGTGTAGGTCAGCTCGTAGTAATGGCCCTGGTTAAAAGTTATTGATTTTTAGCGCTAAAGGCGATGAGTCAGTTCTCGTTTTCGAAGAGGGGCCAGGGGGTAAGGCGAACGGGGAGGGCGGCAAGCACTGCGTAACATAACTCACCAGGTCGGCCGCCCCCAGCAGACCGGCCAGCTTGCACACCCGTTTCAGATACTTATTCATCACCTGATTCGGATGCACCGGCAGCAGCTTTAGCCGTTCCGCATCGGCGTACTTGTCAATGATAGCCGCCGCCGGAGCAGTCAGGTAGATGCTCACCCCCGCCCGCGTCTTGCTCATCATCAGCCGCAGTACCCGCCCCCCGTTCCATTCGTGCAGGTTGCCCCGGTGCAGCCCCGATACGTCTGAGTAGCGCAGCCCCGTGTAGCAGTAGAACAGAAAAATATCCCGCGTCGGCACCAGGTTGGCCGGCAGCATCGCCGTTTCCATCCTGCCCAGGTCCTCCGCCGACAAGTAAAGCTTCGGCACATCAAACCCCTTAATCGTGATTTTACGGATTTCCAGCCCCAGCGTCACTCCTCGCTCATCGCGCAGCCACCGCAAAAACGCCTTCAAATCCTTCAGCGCCGTAGCTACCGAGTTTGGCCCGAGCTTGCGCTCCTCCCGCAAATACACCATCAGCCGGTCATGCAGCTCCAGACTATAGGTCGTTGGGTCCAGTAGCACCCCGGCCCACTTCTCAAAGCCCACCATCCAGTTCCGCGTCACCAAGTGGTGCCGCAACGTTTCCTTGGCATAGCCCCGCGCCAGCATCGACTTGCGGTAGTCGTCATACCACACCGTCACCGATTCCTGCTCGACCACCACCGCCTCGGGCACCGGGGCCGGCCGCAGCGCCACCCGCAGGCCGGCCACCGTCGGGGCCTCCCCTTCAGCCCGCAGCTTCCGCCACCACGCCAGCGCATCATTCGTTAGCCGGGCCAGCAGGGCGTTGGCATCATCCGGCAGCGGATACGACTTCCGGAATTCCTGCCGGGTTGCGTTCCAGTCCGCGGGCTTACATTTTTCGCCGGTGGCACATTTGAGGCGAACCCCATCAAAATAAACGACCAGGTGCACGGGGCACCGGCCCACGCTATCTTTCTTGTCGGTGCGAAGAACGAATTGGGTAACCATACAAAAGGGGGGCGTCTGTCCCACCGTAAAGTGAAAGATTCGCACCCAGGAGTACCGATTCCCCTAGACGCAAAAAACCCGGAAAACGGCCTCCACGACGTGTGAAGCAGTTTTCCGGGTGTTCCGGTAAAGGATAAATGAGCCGCCTGTCGGACTCGAACCAACGACCCTCTGATTACAAGTCAGAAGCTCTACCAACTGAGCTAAGGCGGCGGGTTGGTGATGCAAAAGTAAACAGCCAACACCGTATTCCCAGCAATTGGGCCACATTTAGCAAAAAAAGCGGGCCGGCATCATCGAAGCCGGCCCGCTTAGCCTTGGTTAGAAGAGCTAATTAGCTGCGAATCATCCGCAACTGCTTCTTCAGGGCTTCGATGCGCTTCTGGCCTTCGGCGATGCGGCCCTGGTACTCCTCGCGGAGCTGGGAAGCATTTTTGGAGCGGGCGAAGAAATCGAGGTTGGTTTGCAGGGTCGAGTGGTCGTTTTCCAGCTCGTTAATTTCCTTGCGCAAGGCCATTTCCTTGCGCGTGAGCTGCTGCTGAGCCTGCGGGCGGGCTTTGAGGCGCGCTACTTCGGTCTGGAACAATAAATCGGTACGGTCGGCGTAGCCCAGGCCGGGAACGTGGTCGAGGTACTTGCCGAGCAGCGACAACAGCTGCTCTTCGCTGCGGTCGGCGGTGCCGCGGCCGGGCTGCTCGTCGTTGGCATCAAACTCGGTGGCCCAGCCGGCCAGGATGGCCCGGAAGCCTTCGAGCGAGCCCGGTGCATCAACGCTGAGAGCATTAACCTGCTCGGCGATAGTATCGAGGTGCGCGGTCTGCTCAGCCGACGACTGCTGCACCTTCTCCTCGCGGAAGCGGGATTCCTGCTTGGGACGCTCAAACACGGCATCGCAAGCGGCGCGGAACCGGTGCCAGAGCTTATCGGCCAGCTTATCGGGCACGCGGCCTACGTCCTTCCACTCCTTCTGCACCCGAATGATTACCTGACGGGCAGCGTCGCCGTCGGCATTGTTGGCGGCTTCTTCGGCCTGGTCGATAAGGGCCTGCTTGGCTTTCACGTTCGCCGACTTCTCGTTATCGAGCGACTTAAAGAAGTCGTTCTTCCGGTTGAAGAAAGCCTTGTAGGCCGCCCAGTATTGCTTGTTCAGGGCATCGGCCTGGGCGCGGGGCACAAGGCCGGCAGCTTCCCACTCGGTCTTGATTTCCTGAAGCTCATCGGTCTTCGAGCGCCACAGGTTTACGCGGTCAGTTTCGAAGGTAGCGAAGGGTAGCACGCGCTCCAACAGGGCCTGCTTCACCACAAGGTTGGCTTTCTCCACGGTCGAGCGCTGGTCCACGAACTCCTTGCGGCGCTGGTGCAGCACATCCGAAGCAGCAATGAAGCGCTGCCACAGCGGCTCGCGCTGGTCGTTGGGCACGGGGCCGATGTTCTTCCAGTCCTCGTGCAGCTTGGTGAGCTCATCGAGGGCTTTATTGATGCCGGAAGCCGAGCCGAGGGCTTCGGCGCGCTTGATGAGGGCCTCTTTGGCCTCCAGGTTGCGGCGGCGGTCCAGGTCCTTCATCTGCAGGAACTGGCCCTGCTTGCTGTAATAGATGTCGAGCAGGCCGTGGTATGTATCCCAGATACCCTGGCTGTCGCCCTGGGGCACCGCACCGGTGGCTTTCCACTCGGCCTGCAGGGCCTTCAGCTTGCCGGAGCTGTCTTTGGTTTCGGCGGCGTCAACCAGCGTACGGAGCTGGTCGAGCAGGGCTTTTTTCCGGCTGAGGTTGTCGCCACGGCTGGCGTCCTCGGCTTTGGCATCTTTGGCGCGGCTCTCGCGGAACTCCTGCAGGGCTTTGTTCAGCTCCTGCTGGCCTTCGGGCTGCTGGAAAGCAAAGGCTTCGACACCTTCGCCACCGGCGGCGAATTTCTCGCGAGCAGCGGTGCGGACCAGACCCACGTTGGTTTCGTACTGGCGGGTGAGGTCTGAAATCTGCTTGCGATTTTTGCCAGCGTTGGGGCTGCGCAACAAGCCCACCAGGTAGCTGGCCTGGGCCGGCAGGTCGAGGGCAGTGAAATCAGGAGCAGCGGTTTCAGTAGCTGCTTCACCTTCCACGCCGGTTGCTTCTTCGCCAGCATCAATAGCCGCAACATCGGCCGGGGCCGCATTCAGCGGGGTTTCCGACGAGGTGGGCAGCGTGGCCAACGGCTCCTGCGCGGCTTCCAGCTCCGGGGCATCGTGCAGGTCCACAGTGGGCAGCGCGGGAGCCTGGTCTTCGACGGTGGCAGCCGTGTCTGGGGCGCTCAGCGTTTCGGGGTCGGCAATGGGCGCGGGCGTGGCACTGTTGATGTGCTCGGCAGCGGGCAGGGCTTCGGGATTGGGTGTAGTGGCCATTACTTCGCCGTAGTGCTCAATGGCGCGGGCCTGCGGAGCCGAAACATCGCTGCCATCCACGCTTACGGGATGGGAAACGTGCTGGGCAGTTTCGGCGGCGGCGGCGGCTTCGGGCGTGCCGGGCGTGGGCACGACTGGGCCGAGGTCGGCGGCGATAACAGCGGCCCCGGGTGTTTCGGCTGTGCCAGCACCCTCGGGCTGGCCGGCGGCCAAATCGGGGGTGCCCTGGGCGGGCAGCTCTACCTGCGTTTCGCCGGCCGCGTTGGGCGTGGCTGTAGTGGAAGGCGCAGCATCATCGGCCGGGGACGATTTGCCCTGAATTTCGGCCAGACGGCGTTGCAAAATGGTCATCCGGTCTTCGCCGGCCGGGTCGTTGCCGCCCGCGAGCGGAGCAGTGGGGTTTTCTTCAGCAGCCATAAATCTTCGTAAAAGCCAGCCCGGAGCAGGGGGCCAGAGGGGAGAGCAAAAAAAGTGGGAATAAAACAAAGGTCCGGACAAAAACCTCATTAGTTGAGCCGGGGGTCGACGGGATAGTTGGCCAGGACTTTAAACTTGCCGCCCTTCTCCCGCAGAATTTCCCGCCAGAACGCATCAGATGCCAAAGTAAACACTTTCCCAGCGCTTGCGGGGTGCCGTATCCAACTCTGCCCCTGCATTTCGCCGGCCAGCTGGCCCGCCGACCACCCCGAATATCCAGCAAATAGCCGCACATCACCGGCTTCGAGGGCCCCACTGCCGAGTAAGCCGAGCAGGGTTTCAAAATCGCCACCCCAATACACGCCCTGGCCCAAATCGGTAGCCCCGGGCAGGTCAGCCCGGCGGTGCAGGTAGTGCAGCGTGTTGGGCTCGACGGGCCCACCCACGTAGATGGGCACCATGGCGGCGGCCGTGGCCTCGGGCGGCAGGTCGAGCACGTCGTCGAGCACGAGGCTGGTGAGACGGTTCAGCACGAGGCCGAAGGAGCCATCGGCAGGTTCGTCGCGGCAGAGCAGCACCACGCTGCGCTCGAAATTGGGGTCGCCGAGGAAGGGCTTGGAAATGAGCAGAGTACCGGGCCGCATGAGAAGAGAAATTATAAATTATTTTTTGAATTATAAATGGCATTGCGAACCGCTGTGAGAAAGTCAGCAAGACGGACTTTACAGATGGTAGTACCTTGCACCGCCAAGGCCATTTAGCTTCCAAAGTATGGTGCAATAAGACTGCATCAGCCGCAAAATTGTTCCCCAGTACCATGTTCCGGCCCTGGCAGCAATGACGCCTATTTATAATTCTCTCAAATTCCCCTAATGACTGACCTGCACCTTGCCGACCTGCGCAAAACGTACGCCCAGCGCACCCTTTCCGAAGCCGATGTGCTGCCAGAGGCCGTGCCCCAGTTTCGGGCGTGGCTGGAAGAAGCCATAGCTGCCCGGCTCGACGAGCCCACGGCCATGACCGTGAGTACTGTAGCGGCCGCCACGGGGCAGCCATCGTCGCGGGTGGTGCTGTTGAAAGGCCTGCCCGATGACGCCGGCTTTCTGTTTTATACAAATTACGACTCGCGTAAGGGCCAGGAGCTGACCGCGCAGCCACTGGCGGCGCTCAACTTCTTCTGGCCCGGCCTGGAGCGGCAGGTGCGCGTGGAAGGCCGCGTAGAAAAGGCTCCGAACACGATGTCGACCGAATATTTCCAAAGCCGGCCGCGCAGCAGCCAGCTCGGGGCCTGGGCTTCGCCCCAAAGCCAGGTCATCGGCAGCCGCGAAGAGCTTGAAGCCCGCGAAGAAGCCGTAGCCGAGGAGTTTGGGGAGCAAAACCCGCTGCCGCGCCCCGACAACTGGGGCGGCTACATTCTGCGGCCCACGCGGCTGGAGCTGTGGCAGGGCCGCCCCAGCCGCCTGCACGACCGCATTGTGTACGAGTGGGATGGCGCCGCCTGGAAGCGCAGCCGCCTGGCCCCGTGAGATTTCATTTAACATTTATCATTTATCATTTAACAATCGAAACTGCGTGAAACATGCATCGAGCGAAAATGTAAATAATGATTGTTAGCATGTTAAATGATAATTGTTAAATGAAAAGTTTTGGCTGAAATTCAACCCCTGCGCGGCTGGCGCTACAATGCGGCGCTGAGCGCCAACATCGATGCCTATGTTTCACCGCTGTTCGATGTCGTATCGGCGAAGCAGCGGGAGGCGCTTTACCGTAATCCACTCAACTCCATCCATTTGTCGGTGCCCCGGGGCGATGACCCAACCGAGGCGGCGCTGTTGCAGTTGCGCGAATGGCAGGCCAGCGGCGTACTGCGGCAGGACGAACTGCCGGGCATTTATGCCTACTACCAGTATTTCCAGCTGCCCGGAAGCCCCCGCAAATATTGCCGCAAGGGGTTCATATGCCACATTCGGGCCTATGACTGGGAGGAAAACGTGGTACTACGCCACGAGAACACGCTGCCCGCCTCGGTGAACGACCGGGCCGAGCTACTGGCCCGCACCCAGTTTCAGACCAGCGCCACGCACGGGCTGTACCGCGACGAGGATTTTGAGCTGGAAACCTACCTGGACGAGGCCATGCGCGCGCCACTGCTCGAAACCGAGGAAGACTACCAGGGTGCGCGCGACGTACTGGCCGTGATTCAGGATGCGGCCATCATTCGACGGTTTCAGGAGGTGCTGGCCAAGCGGGAGGTAATTCTGGCCGATGGCCACCACCGCTACGAAGGCTCCCTGGCCTACCGCCAGGCCCGCGAGCTGGCCGCCGACGGCCGCGCCACCGGCCGCGAGCCCTGGAACTACCACCTCATGTACCTCACCAACGCGGCGGCCGACGACCTGCGCATTCTGCCCACCCACCGCCTGCTGCTGGACCTACCCGCCGAACTAAACACCGGCGAGCTGCTGGACCGGCTGGCCCCCTACTTCACCGTTTTGCCCACTGATGATGCCAGCGACCTGCCCGAAATCATCACCGGAAAGCAGTGGGCATTCGGCCTGTACGTGGATGGGCAGTCGTTCAAAATCCGGCTCCGGCCCGAAGTGCATGGACAGCTGGACTGGGACACGACCGAGGAAGTAAAAACGCTGGACCTTACGGTGCTGCACTTTTTTGTATTGGAAAAGGTGCTGGGCATTGTGGGGCCGGACGCGCAACGGGCGTGGCCGGGCGTGGCCTACGTGCGCAATTTCACCGAATGTCTCCAGCGCGTGGACCGGGGCGAGGCCCGGGGGGCCTTCATCGTAAACGAGGTGACCATGGCCGAAGTGGAAGCCGTGTGCCATTCCGGGGCCGTGATGCCGCCCAAATCAACTTTTTTCTATCCCAAAACCATCGGCGGTTTTCTCTTCAGCAGCATTGCCGATGAAGAAGCCGGCAACGCTTTCGCCGAGCTTTTCCAGGCCAACCCCAAGTGAAACTCATTTTAGCTTCCAACTCGCCCCGCCGCCGCCAGCTGCTGACGGATATGGGCCTGCCCTACGAAATCCGGCTGCGCGAAGTAGACGAGGACTTCCCCGCCCACCTGCGCCGGGGCGAAGTGGCCGAATACCTCGCCGCCCACAAAGCCGCCGCCTACGCCCCCGACCTGGCCCCCGATGAGCTGGTGATAACCGCCGACACCATCGTGTGCCTCGAAAACGACGTGCTGAACAAGCCCGCCGACCGCGCCGAAGCCACCGCCATGCTCACCCGCCTGCAGGGCCGCGCCCACGACGTTTTCACGGGCGTGTGCCTGCGCGCCGGCGACGGCCGCCAGGTCGTGTTCTCGGACCAGACCACCGTGCATTTCCGTTCGCTGAACCCGGCCGAAATCGGCTACTACATCGACACCTGCCAGCCCTACGACAAGGCCGGCTCCTATGGGGCGCAGGACTGGCTGGGCATGGCTGCCATCACCCGGCTCGAAGGCTCCTACTTCAACGTGATGGGCCTGCCCACGCACCGTGTGTGGGCCGAGCTGGAAGCCCTCGGGGCATTGCCCGGCAGCACTCAGCCGCGATGAGCCCGGTGGTAAAGCTACCGGGAGTGCGCTTTTTCGGCATTCTATCGGTTGGGCTATTGGCCCTTTGCGCAGGCTACGCGGCGCTCATGCTGCACAGCGCCACCTGGGCCGAAGCGCGGCAGCTGGATGCTATTTTCCCCTTTTATAAATGGCGCATCCGGCTATTTTCCGCCGCTGAGTTTGCCCAGGCCGGGCAGCTGCTAACGGGCTTAGCCGTAGTTCTAGCCCTGCCGGCCGTTATCCTGATTGCCGCACCCGCCGGTCGCGCCGAGTGCCACCAGTGGGGCAGCGAATTGCGCGCCGTGCTGCGGGGCCTTAGCAGTGCATTTAGAGCCTTGCCCACAGCGCAGCAACGCGGCGCGGTTCTGCTCCTGCTCGCCCTCACCGCCTTCCGGCTGGTAGCCAGTATTCCGGCCGTGACGCCGGGGTATGATGACGTGCCGTCGTACGAAATGTTTGCCAGCAAGAGCCTGCTGGCAGTTTCGGCTTACTATCCGGTGCCTAATAACCATGTGCTGTCCAATACCATCGACTGGGTATTCTATCAGGTGAACCCGGGGTTCTGGTTCACCATGCGGCTGCCCGTGGTGCTGGCCGCCACGATGGCCACGGGGCTGCTGTTTCTGGGCCTTCTGTGGGCACGGGCCAGCTTTCGGGTGGCATGGCTGAGCACGTTGCTGTTCAGCCTGGCGCAGCTGAGCCTGTACCATGTGGCCGTGGGCCGTGGCTACTGGCTGCTGACGCTGATGGGGGTAATGGCCTTCTTTGGGTCATTGGCCCTGGCAGATGGCACCCGGCAGCCCCGCGCCGCCTGGACGGGGCTGGTGGTAGGTGGCGTGCTGGGCCTTTACACCGTACCCACTTTTGCGCTGGTGTTGGGGTCCGCTTTTTCGTGGCTAGGGCTGGGCTACTTGCGACGGCACGACTGGCGGGCCATTGCGTGGCTGGCGGTGCTGGGGGCGGTGATAGCCGCGGGCAGCCTAGTGCTCTATACGCCGCTGATATTCGTATCGGGGCCGGCCATTTTCTTCAGCAATGGTTTCGTCGCCCCGCAACCATTAGGAGTGTTCTGGCGGGGCCTGCCGGCCTATCTGTGGGAAACGGAAGGCTTTCTGGCGGGTCAGGGCAAAGTAGGCGGATTGCTGGTACTCGCGGTATTGGCGGCGGTCCTGCTGCTGTGGCGGCGCGGGACGCAGTGGCCGACGACGCAGCGGTTGCCCTTGCAGCGGCTGGTTCCGGCGGCGCTCTGGTTCATGGCTTTTCCCTACGCCATGATGGCCGCGCAGCGGGTATTTGCTCCCAGCCGTGCGGTACTGTATAAAGCATTTTTCTTCTTTCTACTGCTGGCTTTGGTGGTCGACTGGCTCCTGCAGGCGGCCCCCAAACGCTGGCAGCGCGGCCTGCACGCGGCGCTGAGCCTGATGGGAATAATCTGGCTGGGCTACGAAGTGAACAGCCTGTGGCGCGACAACCAGCGCCCGCGCCATCGCAACGCGGCCCTGTACCAAGCCTTTCAATGGCTCGACCAGCACCCCAAGGCCCGCACGCTTATGCCCGAATCAACCCACAGCCTGTTTGTGCGAATGTACCTGCACTCGGAGCACCCCGGCCAGCGCTGGCCCATCGACCATATTCCCCAGCCGGGTATCAGCTACACGTACGTGCTGGCTTTTCCCGATTTGCACGGTTGGTTTCAACCGGGGTTCACCTTCCCACCCGTTTTTCATAACGAGCTGGTTGAAATCTACCAACTAAATCCTGCCGTGGCCGATTCGGCCAGCGCGGCAGGGGCGCTTCCCTCCTATTGGCACTTGATGGAATAATGTCATTCCGACGCAGGAGGAATCTGAGCACGATTTATCTCAGATTACTCCTGCGTCGGGATGACCGTTAATGCCCCCGCGCCAGCAGAGCAATACCGGCCACAATCAGCAGCAAGCCCCCGGCCTGAGGCAGCGTCAGGGCCTCGCGCAGCACTACCAGACCTAATATGGCCGTGAGCAGCACCGAGCCGCCCACAATCACAGGCGTACCCACGGAGGAATTCACGCCCCGCTGAAACACCACGAAAGTGAGGATTTCAGCCAGGCCCACGCCCAGCCCGGCGAGCACCGCCCAGGCCAGGCCCTTGCCAGAAACGACCAGCGGCTGGCCCTGCAGCTTCAGTTTCAGCAGCCACGCGGCCCCAAGGGCGGCAGCGACCAGCTGTAGCACCACCGCGCCCACGGCCGGCGACACATGGTCGGCGGCGAGCTTGATGAAAAAGTTGTAGAGCGCCAGGCACAGGGCCGTGAGAAGCGCCAGCGGCAGCCAGTTCATCATCGCCTTATACGAGCTTGTAGTTGCGGTACTCGCCAATTCGGTAGCCCGTCAGCAGCTCCAAGGCACGCTTGAAACGGTCTTTCAGCCGGTGCTGGTTGCGGCTCATGTCGTGCTCGTAGCGCCAGTTTTGCTGCCGGATGCGGGCCAGCATTACCTGCGGGTGCGTGCCGGTAAAGCGCTGCAGAGAGTCAACCTGGCTGTAATCAAAATCCTCGGCCGGGGCCACGTTCTGGGCCACCCACTCGTCGGAATACCACAGCTTATTGAAGGTTTCCTGCTTGCGCTGCATGGCGGCGGGCGTTTTCACCCAGCCGTAGTGGTGCACGGTGGCATCGAGCAGCTTTACGCGCAGCTTGCTGTTATCGGCCAGCCGAAAGCCCTGCGCGTCGCGGTAAGAAGCCACGCCAATATCGGGCCGCACAATGCGGATTTCGCGCCGGTACCAGCGGTAGGAATCGCCCACGTAGTCGTAAGAGCCGTAGAAATGCCGGTAGTTCAGCAGCAGGCCTTGCACGGATTTATCATCTTTCCAGCGCTCCATTCCGACCCGGATGGCCGCGTAATCGGCCTCGTGCAGCACCTCATCGGCTTGCAAATAGATGGCCCAGTCGGCATCGGCCGGCACGGCGGCCAGGGCCTTATCGGTTTCCACGGCCAGCACCCGGCCGCCCTCGCGCAAGGAATCGTCCCACACGGTTTCGATGACACGGATTTTTGGGGAGTTGATTCGTTGAATCAGCCCCAGCGTATCATCGTCTGAATTACCTACGGCTACTACTAATTCATCGCAAAGTGGCAGTAGGGAATTGATGCTTTCGAGCACGGGGTAATCGTACTTGATGGCATTGCGGACGAAGGTGAAACCGACTACTTTCATACCTGGCCCAGTCGTTTCAACAGTCCTTCCTGCACCTGTTGCCATTCGTTAGGCTCACCGCCTTCCTGCCATAGTTCTTGAAGTTCCGATTCCCGCAGTACTTGCTTGACAGCTTTTCGAGCTTTTTTTAACATTTTATCGTCAACTGTCAACCCTATTTTTTGGATTGAAGCTGGCAACTCTTCCGGCACATCAGTAGCAGCCTGGCCCAAAGCAGCAGCGACAATCTCTGCTGCTGCTAACGCTGCTGAAGCCTCATCTACTTCAATGTATTCTTCCTCCGCACCCGCCTCGATAACGACCGAAAGCGCCTCATTGATAACGTCAAGATTCGGCGATTCTATGAATTCACCGACAAAATCCATTGCCGAATCATTTTCAAAATTCTGATGTCCCCAAGCTCCCATAAACGCTGTATCTTAATTAGTTAAATGCAGATTATTTACCGCAACTTCTCCTTCAAAATCTCTAACTCCACGGCCGGCGAAATCCGCTCATACAAAATATTGAACGCCGCATCCGTTATCGGCATGTTCACTTTGAGCTTCTTGTTTAACTCGTGGATAGATTTCACGGCGTAGTAGCCTTCGGCCACCATATTCATCTCCAGCTGGGCCGATTTCACCGAATAGCCGCGCCCCACCATGCTGCCGAAGGTGCGGTTGCGCGAGAACTGCGAGTAAGCTGTCACCAGCAAATCGCCGAGGTAGGCCGAGGCCGAAAGGTCGCGCGGCTGCGGGTTGATAGCCTGCAAAAAGCGACGGATTTCCTGCACGGCGTTGCTCACCAGCACGGCCAGGAAGTTGTCGCCGTAGCCCAGGCCGTGGGCGATGCCGCCGGTGAGGGCGATGATGTTTTTCATCACCGCGCAGTACTCGATGCCGTCGAGGTCGGTAGCGGGGTGGGCGCTCACGAAACGGTTGCGCAGCAGCTCACAAAAAGCCAGCGCCAGCGCCGCATCGGGCGAGCCGATGGTGAGGTAGCTCTGCTTTTCGAGGGCCACTTCCTCGGCGTGGCACGGCCCGGCAATCACGCCAAGCTGCGTGCGCGGCAGCCGGAACCGCTCAGCCACGTAGTCGGTCACGAGCTGGTTTTTGCCCGGAATCATCCCCTTGATGGCCGAAATCACCTTTTTATGTTTCAGCACATCGCGGTCCAGCTTGTCAAGCACGGGCTGCACGAAGGCAGCCGGCACGGCCAGCACCAGCCAGTCGGCTTCCTCAATGGCTTCTTCCAGGTCGGTGGTGGGGTACACGCGGTTCAGGTCGAGCTGCACGGCCGAGAGGTAGCGCGGGTTGTGGCGGGTGCGCAACAGGTGTTGCACATCGTCTTTCGAGCGCAGCCACCAATCCACGCGGGAGCCGTTTTCGCTGAGGATTTTGGTGAGTGCGGTGGCCCAGGAGCCGCCGCCGAGCATGGCAATTTTTTCCAAAGTGGGTGACTGAATAGTGTTGCGGTGGGAAGTTGAAGCGTCAAAGAACGGAAACTCCCCTCCTTTTTTAAGGAGGGGACAT
This region includes:
- a CDS encoding NAD(P)H-dependent glycerol-3-phosphate dehydrogenase codes for the protein MEKIAMLGGGSWATALTKILSENGSRVDWWLRSKDDVQHLLRTRHNPRYLSAVQLDLNRVYPTTDLEEAIEEADWLVLAVPAAFVQPVLDKLDRDVLKHKKVISAIKGMIPGKNQLVTDYVAERFRLPRTQLGVIAGPCHAEEVALEKQSYLTIGSPDAALALAFCELLRNRFVSAHPATDLDGIEYCAVMKNIIALTGGIAHGLGYGDNFLAVLVSNAVQEIRRFLQAINPQPRDLSASAYLGDLLVTAYSQFSRNRTFGSMVGRGYSVKSAQLEMNMVAEGYYAVKSIHELNKKLKVNMPITDAAFNILYERISPAVELEILKEKLR